In one window of Anser cygnoides isolate HZ-2024a breed goose chromosome 3, Taihu_goose_T2T_genome, whole genome shotgun sequence DNA:
- the LOC136790305 gene encoding uncharacterized protein isoform X1: MDCSVPRHAGSCSSVARGRSFPEPGPGRGRAVRAGRRRLPLAASAAAGGEASESLRGRFPGASGREGWGLRRPGAGPRCARSSGCASEVFLPPRADGRLSPFPAAHQGRSSSPPLGPPRGLSPSEGGAAAEGRKAAAGVLQSQVSQEKEQPVCPSCPGLFDSPPGSDDAKLTDISYPGDQQSVTFGTKSQVGNVKAALWALQGGTSAVIASGTHPKISGRVITGVVEGKKVGTFFSEVKPAGPPAEQQGERARAGGRTLAALQPEQRAEIDCCLADLLPDQREEILLANEKDLEEAENKGNIMGPFMVLLLS; this comes from the exons ATGGACTGCTCCGTCCCgcggcatgctgggagctgtagttctgtggcgcgcggccggtctttccccgagccggggccgggccggggccgggccgtgcgcgccgggaggcgcaggttgccgctggctgcgagcgcggctgccggcggtgaggcgagcgagagccttcgggggcgcttccccggagcgtcgggccgggaggggtgggggctgcggcggccgggcgcgggtcctcgctgcgctcgatcgtcgggctgcgcctcggaggttttcctccccccgcgcgctgacggccggctctctcctttccctgcggctcaccagggcagaagcagctccccgccgctgggacccccgcggggtttgtcgccgagcgaaggtggcgcggcagctgaagggaggaaagctgcagctggcgtgctgcagtcgcaggtttcccaggagaaagagcagcccgtctgtcccagctgtccgg gACTCTTTGACAGCCCTCCTGGATCCGATGATGCAAAGCTCACTGACATATCCTACCCAGGAGACCAACAATCGGTGACGTTTGGAACCAAATCCCAGGTGGGAAAC gtgaaagcagctctgtgggccCTCCAAGGAGGCACCTCTGCAGTGATTGCAAGTGGAACCCACCCAAAGATCTCGGGTCGTGTCATCACAGGTgttgtggaagggaagaaagttggaacttttttttcagaggtaaaacCTGCAG gccctccagcagagcagcagggtgaaagGGCTCGAGCTGGTGGCAGgaccctggcagctctgcagcctgagcag agagcGGAGATTGATTGTTGTCTTGCTGACTTGTTACCTgatcagagagaagaaattctctTGGCAAACGAGAAGGActtagaagaagctgaaaataaa
- the LOC136790305 gene encoding delta-1-pyrroline-5-carboxylate synthase-like isoform X3 yields MLKVLFWKEEGGLFDSPPGSDDAKLTDISYPGDQQSVTFGTKSQVGNVKAALWALQGGTSAVIASGTHPKISGRVITGVVEGKKVGTFFSEVKPAGPPAEQQGERARAGGRTLAALQPEQRAEIDCCLADLLPDQREEILLANEKDLEEAENKGNIMGPFMVLLLS; encoded by the exons ATGTTGAAGGTACTTTTCTGGAAAGAGGAAGGTG gACTCTTTGACAGCCCTCCTGGATCCGATGATGCAAAGCTCACTGACATATCCTACCCAGGAGACCAACAATCGGTGACGTTTGGAACCAAATCCCAGGTGGGAAAC gtgaaagcagctctgtgggccCTCCAAGGAGGCACCTCTGCAGTGATTGCAAGTGGAACCCACCCAAAGATCTCGGGTCGTGTCATCACAGGTgttgtggaagggaagaaagttggaacttttttttcagaggtaaaacCTGCAG gccctccagcagagcagcagggtgaaagGGCTCGAGCTGGTGGCAGgaccctggcagctctgcagcctgagcag agagcGGAGATTGATTGTTGTCTTGCTGACTTGTTACCTgatcagagagaagaaattctctTGGCAAACGAGAAGGActtagaagaagctgaaaataaa
- the LOC136790305 gene encoding uncharacterized protein isoform X2, producing the protein MDCSVPRHAGSCSSVARGRSFPEPGPGRGRAVRAGRRRLPLAASAAAGGEASESLRGRFPGASGREGWGLRRPGAGPRCARSSGCASEVFLPPRADGRLSPFPAAHQGRSSSPPLGPPRGLSPSEGGAAAEGRKAAAGVLQSQVSQEKEQPVCPSCPGLFDSPPGSDDAKLTDISYPGDQQSVTFGTKSQVKAALWALQGGTSAVIASGTHPKISGRVITGVVEGKKVGTFFSEVKPAGPPAEQQGERARAGGRTLAALQPEQRAEIDCCLADLLPDQREEILLANEKDLEEAENKGNIMGPFMVLLLS; encoded by the exons ATGGACTGCTCCGTCCCgcggcatgctgggagctgtagttctgtggcgcgcggccggtctttccccgagccggggccgggccggggccgggccgtgcgcgccgggaggcgcaggttgccgctggctgcgagcgcggctgccggcggtgaggcgagcgagagccttcgggggcgcttccccggagcgtcgggccgggaggggtgggggctgcggcggccgggcgcgggtcctcgctgcgctcgatcgtcgggctgcgcctcggaggttttcctccccccgcgcgctgacggccggctctctcctttccctgcggctcaccagggcagaagcagctccccgccgctgggacccccgcggggtttgtcgccgagcgaaggtggcgcggcagctgaagggaggaaagctgcagctggcgtgctgcagtcgcaggtttcccaggagaaagagcagcccgtctgtcccagctgtccgg gACTCTTTGACAGCCCTCCTGGATCCGATGATGCAAAGCTCACTGACATATCCTACCCAGGAGACCAACAATCGGTGACGTTTGGAACCAAATCCCAG gtgaaagcagctctgtgggccCTCCAAGGAGGCACCTCTGCAGTGATTGCAAGTGGAACCCACCCAAAGATCTCGGGTCGTGTCATCACAGGTgttgtggaagggaagaaagttggaacttttttttcagaggtaaaacCTGCAG gccctccagcagagcagcagggtgaaagGGCTCGAGCTGGTGGCAGgaccctggcagctctgcagcctgagcag agagcGGAGATTGATTGTTGTCTTGCTGACTTGTTACCTgatcagagagaagaaattctctTGGCAAACGAGAAGGActtagaagaagctgaaaataaa